In the Flagellimonas sp. MMG031 genome, one interval contains:
- a CDS encoding efflux RND transporter permease subunit, which translates to MLNKSIKFLIENKLVAVLLLVLFVGWGTVNAPFEWSTGSLPRNPVAVDAIPDIGENQQIVFTKWDGRSPQDIEDQITYPLTTSLLGIPGVRTIRSSSMFGFSSIYIIFEEDIEFYWSRSRILEKLNSLPSGLLPDGVNPALGPDATGLGQIYWYTLEGRDEKGNVTGGWDLQELRSIQDFYVKYALSSASGVSEVASIGGYVLEYQVDVNPELMKQYGIGLQQVVKAVKQSNRDIGAQTLEINQAEYLIRGLGYVKSIEDLQNAVVTSEDYTSIRLKDIANVSYGPATRRGILDKEGAEVVGGVVVARYGANPMEVINNVKDQINDLSAGLPSKVLEDGRTSQLTIVPFYDRTKLIQETLGTLNEALTLEIFITILVIIIMVFNLRASILISGLLPVAVLMVFIAMKLFNVDANIVALSGIAIAIGTMVDVGVILSENVIRHLDENEEGLPINTVVYNATAEVSGAILTAVMTTIISFIPVFTMIGAEGKLFRPLAFTKTFALTASIIVALFLIPPFAAFLFRKKSIKKTTGYAVNGILILLGIIALAYGFLLGFILIAFGIVGLLKNPELASRISTGFSLSEERANLINIIISAFAIVFVLAEYWRPLGLDKSIFWNLIFVSLICFGLLGFFTIFRNYYTRILRWALRNKLIFLSIPTAIVVFGVMIMRNTGKEFMPSLNEGSFLLMPTSLPHAGVEENKRVLQQLDMAVASIPEIATIVGKSGRTESALDPAPLSMYENVIQYKPEYMLNENRERQRFKVNEDGLFELRDGTFVTNPNMVVDDEGNYDESAIVSAFSVKQKDLIPDDDGEYFRNWRPEIESPDDIWNEIVRVTKLPGVTSAPKLQPIETRLVMLQTGMRAPMGIKVKGQDLKEIEAFGLKLEDILKEAEGVKDEAVFADRIVGKPYLLIDINRERLARYGITIEDVQSVLQVAVGGMVLTQTVEGRERYGVRVRYPRELRENPADLENIYVPVAKGSPVPLSELVTIRYEKGPQVIKSEDTFLVGYVLFDKLDGFAEVEVVENAQALIQEKIDNGELVVPKGINYLFTGTYENQLRAEKTLSVVVPLALAIIFLILYFQFRSVGTSLMVFTGIAVAFAGGFLMIWFYGQDWFLNFNFFGENLRDLFQMHTINLSVAVWVGFIALFGIATDDGVVMATYLTQTFDRNKPDSLVSVRDSVVEAGEKRIRPCLMTTATTILALLPVLTSTGRGSDIMIPMAIPSFGGMLIALITLFVVPVLYSWKAEFQLKRMSK; encoded by the coding sequence ATGCTGAATAAAAGCATCAAATTCCTTATCGAAAATAAATTGGTAGCCGTTTTGCTCCTAGTCCTTTTTGTAGGCTGGGGAACCGTAAACGCCCCTTTCGAGTGGAGCACTGGCTCATTACCAAGAAACCCTGTTGCCGTAGATGCCATACCTGACATCGGGGAAAACCAGCAGATTGTTTTTACCAAATGGGACGGTCGTTCCCCACAAGATATCGAGGATCAAATTACCTATCCATTGACAACCTCACTCTTGGGAATACCAGGGGTTAGGACCATCCGTAGCTCCTCCATGTTCGGATTTTCAAGTATCTATATCATATTTGAAGAGGATATCGAGTTCTATTGGAGCCGCAGTCGAATCCTTGAAAAATTGAACTCCTTACCGAGCGGTTTACTGCCCGACGGGGTCAACCCTGCATTGGGGCCGGATGCCACAGGACTTGGACAAATCTACTGGTACACTTTGGAGGGACGCGATGAGAAAGGAAATGTCACAGGCGGCTGGGATTTACAGGAGCTTAGAAGTATTCAGGATTTTTATGTCAAATATGCCCTATCATCGGCAAGCGGTGTTTCAGAGGTGGCCTCTATAGGGGGTTATGTACTCGAATATCAGGTAGATGTGAATCCCGAACTGATGAAGCAATATGGTATTGGGCTACAGCAGGTGGTAAAAGCTGTAAAACAAAGTAATCGTGATATTGGGGCACAGACCTTGGAAATCAACCAGGCCGAATATCTCATTCGCGGGCTTGGGTATGTGAAGTCCATCGAGGATCTACAGAATGCAGTCGTTACCTCTGAGGATTACACGTCCATTCGCTTAAAGGACATTGCAAATGTTTCCTACGGACCGGCCACACGGCGCGGCATATTGGATAAGGAAGGAGCAGAAGTTGTCGGGGGGGTAGTGGTCGCACGGTATGGTGCCAATCCCATGGAAGTCATCAATAATGTCAAAGACCAAATCAATGATTTAAGTGCCGGACTGCCCTCAAAAGTACTTGAGGATGGCAGAACATCCCAACTTACCATTGTTCCTTTTTATGATAGGACCAAACTTATTCAAGAAACGCTCGGAACCCTCAACGAGGCCCTGACCTTGGAAATATTCATTACCATTTTGGTCATCATTATCATGGTCTTCAATTTAAGGGCATCCATCCTGATATCGGGACTGTTACCGGTTGCAGTGCTTATGGTGTTTATTGCGATGAAGCTATTCAATGTGGATGCAAACATCGTGGCACTTTCGGGTATAGCCATTGCCATTGGAACCATGGTGGATGTAGGGGTCATACTCTCGGAAAACGTCATACGGCATTTGGACGAAAATGAAGAGGGCCTACCCATTAATACCGTTGTCTACAATGCCACCGCAGAGGTGTCGGGGGCCATATTGACCGCCGTGATGACCACCATCATCAGTTTTATTCCGGTATTTACGATGATCGGGGCCGAAGGAAAACTCTTCAGACCCTTGGCCTTTACAAAAACCTTTGCGCTTACCGCATCCATTATCGTAGCCTTATTTTTGATACCACCATTTGCGGCCTTTCTATTTAGAAAAAAAAGCATAAAGAAAACTACTGGATACGCCGTTAATGGAATATTGATACTTCTAGGGATTATAGCCCTTGCTTATGGCTTTTTATTAGGATTTATATTGATTGCCTTCGGTATCGTAGGCTTGCTAAAAAATCCGGAATTGGCATCACGTATTTCCACTGGATTTTCGCTTTCCGAAGAACGAGCCAATCTTATCAATATCATTATTTCGGCCTTTGCAATTGTTTTTGTTTTGGCGGAATACTGGAGACCTCTCGGTCTTGATAAGAGTATTTTTTGGAACCTGATTTTTGTTTCGCTTATATGTTTCGGACTACTGGGCTTCTTTACCATATTCCGGAACTATTATACAAGGATACTTCGCTGGGCATTACGGAATAAGCTGATATTTCTTTCCATACCCACCGCCATTGTGGTATTCGGAGTAATGATTATGCGCAATACGGGCAAGGAGTTTATGCCTTCATTGAACGAAGGTTCGTTTTTGTTGATGCCTACCTCCCTTCCGCACGCCGGTGTCGAAGAGAACAAACGGGTATTGCAGCAACTGGATATGGCTGTAGCCAGTATTCCTGAAATAGCAACGATAGTCGGCAAATCCGGTAGAACCGAATCCGCATTGGATCCGGCGCCCTTGTCGATGTATGAGAACGTCATCCAGTACAAGCCAGAATACATGTTGAACGAGAACAGGGAGCGCCAACGGTTCAAGGTCAATGAAGATGGCCTCTTCGAACTCAGGGACGGCACCTTTGTGACCAATCCGAACATGGTTGTAGATGATGAAGGAAATTACGATGAATCTGCCATAGTTTCTGCATTCTCTGTTAAACAAAAGGATTTGATTCCCGACGATGATGGGGAATATTTTAGAAACTGGCGGCCTGAAATTGAATCCCCCGATGATATTTGGAACGAGATTGTACGTGTAACGAAACTTCCAGGCGTTACATCCGCGCCCAAACTGCAACCTATTGAAACCCGCTTGGTCATGTTGCAGACCGGCATGCGTGCGCCCATGGGTATCAAGGTAAAAGGGCAAGATTTAAAGGAAATAGAAGCCTTTGGCCTCAAGCTGGAGGACATTTTAAAGGAGGCCGAGGGGGTCAAGGATGAAGCCGTGTTTGCCGATCGAATTGTCGGAAAGCCTTATTTGCTTATAGATATCAACAGGGAGCGTTTGGCACGATACGGCATTACCATTGAAGATGTGCAAAGCGTGTTGCAAGTAGCGGTTGGCGGCATGGTGCTTACCCAAACTGTTGAAGGCCGTGAGCGTTATGGAGTTCGAGTACGGTATCCAAGGGAATTGCGAGAGAATCCAGCGGACTTAGAGAATATTTATGTTCCCGTTGCCAAGGGAAGCCCGGTTCCTTTGAGCGAGTTGGTTACCATTCGATATGAAAAGGGACCACAGGTCATCAAGAGCGAAGACACCTTTTTGGTGGGTTATGTACTGTTCGATAAGTTGGACGGTTTTGCCGAAGTCGAGGTGGTCGAGAATGCACAGGCCCTTATACAAGAAAAAATAGATAATGGAGAATTGGTGGTTCCCAAGGGCATCAATTATTTGTTTACCGGTACCTATGAAAACCAACTACGTGCCGAAAAGACGCTATCGGTCGTAGTACCGCTGGCATTGGCCATCATATTCTTGATTCTTTATTTCCAATTCCGTTCAGTAGGTACCTCATTGATGGTGTTTACCGGGATTGCTGTTGCCTTTGCCGGAGGTTTTCTGATGATTTGGTTCTATGGTCAGGATTGGTTCCTGAACTTCAACTTTTTCGGGGAAAACCTACGAGACCTCTTCCAGATGCATACCATTAACCTGAGTGTTGCCGTATGGGTTGGGTTTATTGCGCTCTTTGGTATTGCAACCGATGATGGTGTGGTCATGGCCACCTACCTGACCCAAACTTTTGATAGAAACAAGCCCGATTCCCTTGTATCCGTTAGGGATTCGGTTGTCGAAGCTGGTGAAAAACGTATCCGTCCGTGTTTGATGACGACCGCAACCACTATTCTGGCACTGCTTCCGGTATTGACATCCACCGGCCGTGGTAGCGATATTATGATTCCGATGGCGATCCCTTCTTTCGGGGGGATGCTTATCGCCTTGATTACCCTATTTGTTGTTCCAGTGTTGTACAGTTGGAAGGCCGAGTTTCAATTAAAAAGAATGTCCAAATGA
- a CDS encoding TolC family protein, protein MKKYLYILIGIVSIASVNGQELESLIQQAELNNPEIQAFELRYNIASERVNEVNTLPNTEVSAGLFVSEPETRTGAQKARFSAKQMIPWFGTITARENYASSLADAQYEELVIVKRKLALSVSQSYYRLFSIRAKQSVLDENIELLETYERLALTSVEVGNASAVDVLRLQIRQNELLQQKEVLEQEYLAEQTLFNNLLNRDEQTQVEVYEGLTVPEQDPITEEGSLDLHPELLKYDKLYESVEQSEILNQKEALPNLGFGLDYVPVAERPDMSFDDNGKDILMPMVVSIPIFNNKYKSISQQNKLRQEEITAQKQERRNKLETLLSEAINNRMAARIRFRTQTKNIGQAKDGEEILIKSYETGTIDFNDVLDIQELQLRFQINRIESIKGYFVQSAIINYLRS, encoded by the coding sequence ATGAAGAAATACCTATACATATTGATCGGAATAGTATCCATCGCTTCTGTGAACGGACAGGAACTGGAAAGCCTTATCCAACAGGCCGAACTCAACAATCCGGAAATCCAGGCTTTTGAGCTGCGGTACAATATTGCCTCCGAAAGAGTGAACGAGGTCAATACTTTGCCCAATACGGAGGTAAGTGCCGGACTTTTCGTAAGCGAGCCCGAAACACGGACCGGAGCACAGAAAGCACGGTTCTCGGCAAAACAGATGATCCCGTGGTTCGGTACCATTACCGCCCGTGAAAATTATGCAAGTTCATTGGCCGATGCCCAATACGAAGAGCTGGTCATCGTCAAAAGAAAATTGGCGTTGTCGGTATCTCAGTCCTATTACCGATTATTCTCGATAAGGGCGAAGCAAAGCGTTTTGGACGAAAATATAGAATTGCTGGAAACCTATGAACGATTGGCCTTGACCTCGGTAGAAGTTGGTAATGCCTCCGCAGTAGATGTGTTGCGCTTGCAGATTCGGCAGAACGAACTGCTTCAGCAAAAAGAAGTTTTGGAACAGGAGTATTTGGCCGAACAAACGCTGTTCAACAATCTATTGAATAGGGACGAACAAACACAAGTCGAAGTTTACGAAGGGCTTACGGTACCCGAACAAGACCCGATAACGGAAGAAGGAAGCCTTGACCTGCATCCTGAACTTTTAAAGTATGACAAGTTGTACGAGTCGGTCGAACAATCTGAAATCTTGAACCAAAAAGAAGCCTTACCGAATCTTGGTTTCGGATTGGATTACGTACCCGTTGCCGAAAGGCCTGATATGTCTTTCGATGATAACGGAAAGGACATCTTGATGCCGATGGTGGTGTCCATCCCGATATTCAACAATAAATACAAATCCATTTCCCAACAGAACAAATTAAGGCAAGAGGAAATAACCGCCCAAAAGCAAGAACGAAGAAACAAGCTCGAAACACTTTTGAGCGAGGCCATTAACAACAGAATGGCTGCCAGGATTCGTTTTAGGACCCAAACAAAAAATATCGGACAGGCCAAGGACGGGGAGGAAATCCTTATCAAAAGCTACGAGACCGGAACCATCGATTTTAACGATGTGCTCGATATTCAAGAGCTTCAGCTTAGGTTTCAAATCAATCGAATTGAATCCATCAAGGGCTACTTTGTGCAGTCGGCCATTATCAATTATCTAAGGAGTTAA
- a CDS encoding multicopper oxidase domain-containing protein encodes MIRKITVLLVLLISCNIAAQLVSNESEENVDNWPERVYDLTIGYETVNYTGKDVKAMTINGGIPGPNLEFNEGEFAIINVTNTMDVETSVHWHGLILPNFYDGVPYLTTPPIEPGETQQYKFALKQSGTYWYHSHTGLQEQRGVYGSIQINPKETNLEYDKDLVLILSDWMDENPKTQLRNLKRGNEWYLIKKDQVQSWDKVISKGAVGAKLKMMWQRMPDMAILDNYYDLFFINGKSSNEYPDFNPGERVRLRFVNAAAASYFWLTFGGNDPMLVSADGLDVVPVKQNKTLIGVAETYDFIVTIPQSGKLEIRATSQDGSGQASAYLGTGDVLEAPTVPIPDLIKLMENMMSMDMKMGAPAAKFNPSKNDSIKVMKKYAMDMGGMKMDHSKMDMQKEDQMQKNDQKMEDEGGKMKMPKDKTDHAKMEMKDDKMDMKMGYVLPADKVIGDAMKTGGNPEFNYNYLKAPGKTVYEDNKPVREMLFNLTGNMNRYVWSINGVPLSETDKIKIEQGEVVRITLNNLTMMHHPMHLHGHFFRVLNEHGEYSPLKHTVNVAPMQKVVIEFDANEYGDWFFHCHVLYHINSGMARVFSYDTPRDERLKGYPLSNLTTEADHMWTWGEVTGASHMGEFFLTTTNIRNQFILRAEYGWNENLEAEFTYERWLNSYFRVFGGVNVENEMEDSMDEIGTTGVVGIRYFLPLLIDSDLRIDNKLRPTISFSTATMIFQRLALFGEYEYQMDFGWVNDFEPGTDFEQEQTWQVGLEYVLSRDFSLMGSYDNRFGWGGGLSMRF; translated from the coding sequence ATGATCAGAAAAATTACAGTGTTGTTGGTACTTCTCATTTCGTGCAACATTGCCGCACAATTAGTATCCAATGAAAGCGAAGAAAATGTGGATAATTGGCCTGAACGGGTCTATGATTTGACCATTGGTTACGAAACGGTCAACTATACCGGAAAAGATGTGAAGGCCATGACGATCAATGGTGGTATTCCTGGACCCAATCTCGAATTCAACGAGGGCGAGTTTGCCATTATCAACGTAACCAATACGATGGATGTCGAAACCTCGGTACACTGGCATGGGTTGATACTGCCCAACTTCTACGACGGCGTACCTTACCTTACAACGCCACCAATTGAACCCGGCGAGACCCAACAATACAAATTTGCGCTGAAACAGTCGGGCACGTATTGGTACCATTCCCATACGGGTTTACAGGAACAACGTGGTGTTTATGGCTCCATCCAGATCAATCCCAAAGAAACAAATCTTGAGTATGACAAAGATTTGGTACTGATACTTTCGGATTGGATGGATGAAAATCCCAAGACACAACTGAGAAACCTTAAACGAGGCAATGAGTGGTACCTAATCAAAAAGGACCAGGTTCAAAGTTGGGACAAGGTAATCTCAAAAGGTGCGGTAGGTGCGAAACTAAAAATGATGTGGCAGCGTATGCCCGATATGGCCATATTGGACAATTATTACGACCTGTTTTTTATAAATGGAAAATCTTCTAATGAATACCCTGATTTCAATCCCGGCGAACGGGTACGATTGCGCTTCGTAAATGCGGCCGCAGCTTCCTATTTCTGGCTGACATTTGGTGGTAATGACCCTATGTTGGTCTCTGCCGACGGCCTTGATGTAGTGCCGGTAAAACAGAACAAGACCCTTATCGGTGTGGCCGAGACCTATGATTTTATAGTGACCATACCACAAAGCGGAAAACTTGAAATACGTGCCACTTCTCAGGACGGATCTGGTCAGGCTTCCGCCTATCTAGGGACGGGCGATGTTTTGGAAGCCCCCACGGTACCTATACCCGACCTTATCAAACTAATGGAAAACATGATGTCGATGGACATGAAGATGGGTGCACCCGCGGCCAAATTCAATCCCTCCAAAAACGATTCCATCAAAGTGATGAAAAAATATGCGATGGATATGGGCGGTATGAAAATGGACCATTCCAAAATGGATATGCAAAAAGAAGATCAAATGCAGAAGAATGACCAAAAGATGGAAGATGAAGGGGGTAAGATGAAAATGCCAAAGGATAAGACGGATCATGCCAAAATGGAGATGAAAGACGATAAAATGGATATGAAAATGGGCTATGTGCTGCCCGCCGACAAGGTCATTGGCGATGCCATGAAAACCGGGGGCAATCCGGAATTTAACTACAACTATCTCAAAGCACCCGGAAAAACGGTATACGAAGACAACAAACCTGTTAGGGAAATGCTGTTCAACCTTACGGGAAACATGAACCGTTACGTATGGAGCATCAACGGGGTTCCGCTTTCAGAAACCGATAAAATAAAAATTGAACAAGGCGAAGTAGTGCGCATTACTTTGAACAACCTGACCATGATGCACCACCCGATGCACCTACACGGACACTTTTTCAGGGTACTGAACGAACACGGCGAATATTCGCCCTTAAAACATACGGTCAACGTGGCCCCGATGCAAAAAGTGGTCATCGAATTCGATGCCAATGAATATGGCGACTGGTTCTTTCATTGCCACGTACTGTACCATATCAACAGTGGTATGGCAAGGGTATTCAGCTATGACACCCCAAGGGATGAACGATTGAAAGGGTATCCCTTATCCAACCTGACCACCGAGGCCGACCATATGTGGACATGGGGTGAGGTTACGGGTGCCAGCCACATGGGCGAGTTTTTTCTGACCACTACGAACATCCGAAACCAGTTCATATTGCGAGCGGAATATGGATGGAACGAGAACTTGGAAGCCGAATTTACCTATGAACGATGGCTGAACAGTTATTTCCGTGTTTTCGGTGGGGTAAATGTCGAAAACGAAATGGAAGATAGTATGGATGAAATAGGCACCACGGGAGTAGTGGGTATCCGGTACTTCTTGCCATTGTTGATAGATTCTGATCTACGCATCGATAATAAACTACGGCCGACGATTTCATTTTCGACGGCTACGATGATCTTTCAGAGACTCGCCCTTTTTGGCGAATACGAATATCAAATGGATTTTGGCTGGGTCAATGATTTTGAACCGGGAACCGATTTTGAACAAGAGCAGACCTGGCAAGTAGGATTGGAATATGTCCTGAGCAGAGATTTTTCCTTAATGGGCAGTTACGACAACCGTTTCGGTTGGGGAGGAGGACTTTCAATGCGATTTTAA
- a CDS encoding APC family permease, with the protein MGQYKKNSLSLTGAVSLGTGVMIGAGIFALLGQVAELSGQWFPYAFLLGAIISGFSAYSYVKMSNAYPSAGGIAMYLKKIYGKSALTASGALLMALSMVINESLVARTFGSYTLQLFDVDDNSVWVPILGVFLLIVAFLINISGNKVIGKASLVMAILKIGGIAIFAIGGLWAAGFSFSEVVPSESLTEYPITNYLGALALSILAYKGFTTITNSGDEIVKPNKNVGRSIVISLLICTVVYLLVAFAVSSNLSINEIIAAKDYSLAEASRPAFGKYGLWFTVGIAFISTISGVIASIFAVSRMTAMLTEKELIPHEHFGMPGRLQKHMLVYTVILAITLTVLFDLTRIASLGAIFYLIMDIGIHWGVFKNLRKDVKANPAVLITAIILDVVVLGAFLWIKVSSDVLVVLVAVLLMVLIFFGEKWFLKRNDSDEKEDFKNDV; encoded by the coding sequence ATGGGACAATACAAAAAAAATAGCCTGAGTTTGACCGGTGCCGTATCTCTAGGAACGGGGGTAATGATTGGCGCAGGTATCTTCGCGCTGTTAGGGCAGGTAGCAGAATTGTCTGGTCAGTGGTTTCCCTATGCGTTTTTGCTGGGGGCCATTATCTCGGGTTTTAGTGCCTATTCGTATGTTAAGATGTCCAATGCCTATCCCTCTGCGGGCGGTATCGCCATGTATCTCAAGAAGATATATGGTAAAAGTGCATTGACAGCTTCCGGAGCGTTGTTGATGGCCTTGTCAATGGTCATCAACGAGAGTTTGGTTGCACGTACCTTCGGCTCGTACACTCTACAATTGTTCGATGTAGATGATAACAGTGTTTGGGTGCCCATTTTGGGGGTATTCCTGCTGATTGTCGCCTTTCTTATCAATATTTCGGGCAACAAAGTTATCGGAAAGGCCTCTTTGGTCATGGCCATTCTAAAAATAGGTGGGATAGCCATTTTTGCCATAGGCGGTCTATGGGCCGCAGGTTTTTCATTCTCCGAAGTAGTTCCGTCCGAAAGTCTGACGGAATATCCAATCACTAATTATTTGGGAGCATTAGCTCTATCTATTTTGGCTTACAAAGGTTTCACTACAATTACCAATAGTGGCGATGAAATAGTCAAACCCAATAAAAATGTTGGGCGTTCAATTGTCATTTCTTTGCTCATCTGTACGGTGGTCTATTTATTGGTCGCTTTTGCGGTCTCTTCCAATCTTTCGATAAACGAAATCATAGCAGCGAAAGACTATTCATTGGCAGAAGCTTCCCGCCCCGCTTTTGGCAAGTATGGGCTTTGGTTCACAGTGGGTATCGCCTTCATATCGACAATTTCTGGTGTGATAGCAAGCATTTTTGCAGTATCCAGAATGACAGCAATGCTGACCGAAAAGGAATTGATTCCCCATGAGCATTTTGGTATGCCGGGCAGGCTTCAAAAACATATGCTGGTGTATACAGTAATTCTGGCCATAACCTTAACGGTTCTATTTGATCTTACGAGAATCGCTTCATTGGGTGCTATATTTTATTTGATTATGGATATAGGAATCCATTGGGGAGTGTTTAAAAATCTTCGTAAGGATGTTAAGGCCAATCCTGCCGTTTTGATTACTGCTATTATTCTAGACGTAGTGGTTCTTGGGGCTTTTCTTTGGATAAAGGTAAGCAGTGATGTATTGGTCGTACTAGTGGCGGTCCTACTAATGGTCTTGATTTTTTTCGGAGAAAAATGGTTTTTGAAAAGAAATGATAGTGATGAAAAAGAAGATTTTAAAAATGATGTATGA
- a CDS encoding DUF4175 domain-containing protein — protein sequence MKTKGILMTIGLIATMVGCKSTFNASETMQVDENRNAIYQEIISNPVQFANFISEARKNEEAKKLLMKAHMEQMESGDMKMMMDKNPEMKEKMQAHMQKMMEKNPEMKEKMQSKMLDKMMESEKGRKMLMEKMHKNEMMKKQMKERMKNMMDENPDMMEEMMQKMMEKNPEMMKKMKEKMKNKGA from the coding sequence ATGAAAACAAAAGGAATTTTAATGACAATCGGATTAATAGCAACGATGGTTGGCTGTAAATCAACTTTCAATGCCTCCGAGACCATGCAGGTAGATGAAAATAGAAATGCCATCTATCAAGAGATTATCTCAAATCCGGTGCAGTTTGCCAATTTTATCAGTGAGGCAAGAAAGAATGAAGAGGCCAAAAAATTATTGATGAAAGCCCATATGGAGCAGATGGAATCTGGGGATATGAAAATGATGATGGACAAAAATCCCGAAATGAAAGAAAAAATGCAGGCCCATATGCAGAAGATGATGGAGAAGAATCCTGAAATGAAGGAAAAGATGCAGTCCAAAATGCTCGATAAGATGATGGAGAGTGAAAAGGGCCGTAAGATGTTGATGGAAAAAATGCACAAAAACGAAATGATGAAAAAACAGATGAAGGAAAGAATGAAAAATATGATGGATGAGAATCCTGATATGATGGAAGAAATGATGCAGAAAATGATGGAAAAAAATCCAGAGATGATGAAAAAGATGAAAGAAAAAATGAAAAATAAAGGAGCGTAA
- a CDS encoding SHOCT domain-containing protein, whose product MMMWWWVLIPVILVLAFFMYNGRNSRGSRTKENPMEILDNRFAKGELSKEEYEEQKRTINSKN is encoded by the coding sequence ATGATGATGTGGTGGTGGGTATTGATACCGGTCATTTTGGTGTTGGCCTTTTTTATGTATAACGGACGAAATAGCAGAGGTTCCAGGACCAAGGAAAATCCTATGGAAATTCTAGACAATCGATTCGCCAAAGGCGAACTATCCAAAGAAGAATACGAAGAACAAAAACGAACTATTAACTCTAAAAATTAA
- a CDS encoding DUF302 domain-containing protein: protein MEYYFNKTLNEDFDKVIERVTEELKKEGFGILTEIDVKETLKKKLDVDFKKYKILGACNPPYAHKALEAEDKIGTMLPCNVIVQDVSKGNVEVAAVNPMASMQAVDNEILAEIANDITAKLENVIEKL from the coding sequence ATGGAATATTATTTCAACAAGACCCTTAACGAAGACTTTGATAAGGTAATCGAGAGAGTAACGGAAGAACTGAAAAAAGAGGGTTTTGGCATCTTGACCGAAATCGATGTCAAGGAAACCCTGAAAAAGAAACTGGATGTTGATTTTAAAAAGTACAAGATCCTCGGTGCCTGTAATCCGCCCTATGCCCATAAGGCACTGGAAGCCGAAGATAAGATAGGTACCATGTTGCCTTGCAATGTAATCGTGCAGGACGTATCGAAAGGGAATGTAGAAGTGGCGGCGGTAAATCCAATGGCTTCAATGCAAGCAGTCGACAATGAAATATTGGCTGAAATCGCAAATGATATTACCGCCAAATTGGAAAATGTGATCGAGAAACTTTAG
- a CDS encoding DUF302 domain-containing protein encodes MENNKGKSEWVSQQNYSESQSTPYCITRRYGSLTFEETVQNVKNGIKKLGLDLVGEFDVREYLSSDMEKMPRHLILMVCEKETALKLISNDIQMSVLFPCNVTIKEVENNTIIEVSIEDTDSTWSSAKKKEIIEVAKNTKNILKKLLDTIEQQNVKL; translated from the coding sequence ATGGAAAATAATAAGGGTAAAAGCGAATGGGTCTCGCAACAAAATTATTCAGAAAGTCAGAGTACCCCTTATTGCATTACGCGGAGGTACGGTAGTTTGACATTTGAGGAAACCGTACAAAACGTAAAAAATGGCATTAAAAAGTTAGGTCTTGACCTTGTTGGTGAATTTGACGTGCGCGAGTATCTCAGTTCAGATATGGAAAAGATGCCTCGGCACCTCATTCTAATGGTATGTGAAAAAGAAACTGCATTAAAACTGATTTCAAATGATATTCAAATGAGCGTTCTTTTTCCGTGCAATGTAACCATTAAGGAAGTGGAAAATAATACGATTATCGAAGTGTCGATAGAAGATACAGATTCGACTTGGTCTTCCGCAAAGAAGAAAGAAATAATAGAGGTGGCCAAAAACACAAAGAACATCTTGAAAAAATTGCTCGACACTATTGAACAGCAAAATGTAAAACTATAA